In Pseudomonadota bacterium, a single window of DNA contains:
- a CDS encoding methyltransferase domain-containing protein — protein MTESEDDLTPRSALQLIARLVRELDGDLRAFGPHHTLVKDVDVRRNLTAAARLLDDTYGALRKAAAPYVRAQLTQLGIDARSRGLKVQLGGGTHEIPGWVNLDFHPGQLAVNARWGLPFADESACCVYASHVLEHFFFRFEALPLLQEMHRVLEPGGHVRVVVPDIGACMEAWARGDDAFFEARKRVWPWAEVCKTHLEHFLEYAGANGFDMGFEGHKYGYDYPTLASLMTEAGFVNVARSEYMRSRCTDLDIDDVSPFASAESGGHHYSLFVDAEKASPAP, from the coding sequence ATGACCGAATCGGAAGATGACCTCACCCCCAGGTCGGCCTTGCAGCTCATCGCGCGCCTGGTGCGAGAGCTCGATGGAGATCTGCGCGCATTCGGTCCGCATCACACCCTGGTGAAGGATGTCGATGTGCGCCGCAACCTCACGGCCGCCGCCCGCCTGCTCGATGACACCTACGGCGCCCTGCGAAAGGCGGCCGCGCCATATGTTCGCGCGCAGCTCACCCAGCTGGGCATCGATGCGCGTTCTCGTGGCCTGAAGGTCCAGCTCGGCGGAGGAACCCACGAGATCCCCGGTTGGGTGAATCTCGACTTCCACCCAGGCCAGCTTGCGGTGAACGCACGCTGGGGGCTGCCGTTTGCCGACGAATCGGCGTGCTGCGTCTACGCCTCGCACGTTCTCGAGCACTTCTTCTTCCGCTTCGAGGCGCTGCCGCTGCTGCAGGAGATGCACCGCGTTCTCGAGCCCGGGGGACACGTGCGCGTCGTTGTGCCGGACATCGGCGCCTGCATGGAAGCCTGGGCGCGTGGCGACGACGCCTTCTTCGAGGCGCGCAAGCGCGTCTGGCCGTGGGCCGAGGTCTGCAAGACGCACCTCGAGCACTTCCTCGAGTATGCCGGGGCGAACGGCTTCGACATGGGCTTCGAGGGGCACAAGTACGGTTACGACTACCCCACCCTGGCTTCGCTCATGACGGAGGCGGGCTTCGTGAACGTGGCGCGCAGCGAGTACATGCGCAGCCGCTGCACCGACCTCGACATCGATGATGTGAGTCCGTTTGCGAGCGCCGAATCGGGGGGGCATCACTACTCTCTGTTCGTAGATGCCGAGAAGGCGTCTCCGGCACCGTAG